TCGGTACCGGTTTCCTGTAACCAACGGCTTAACATTATGGCCGCAGCTGTAGAGCCAGCGCCAAACAGATGGTGCCCGCAGGCGTGCCCGGCAGCCTGATCTTCAATAGGGCTGTGGTGGGGCACCGCCTTTTGGGAAACTCCAGGGAGAGCATCCATTTCTGCCAGCAGACCAATTACCGGCCCTCCCCGTCCCTGCTGGTAGGTGGCGACAAAAGCCGTAGGTATACCGGCAATGCCCTTTTCAATCCTGAATCCTGCGGTTTTCAGCTGGGCCTGAATTGCCGAGCTGCTACGGGTCTCCTGATACCCCATCTCGGCCCAACTCCATAAGTCATCGGCAAGCTTGATAGCCTGGGCCCCTATCTGTTCAGATTGACGGCTTACCCAATTTGCGTCCTCTGGCAATGATTTGGTTTGAGTAGCGTTTGCGCTGGCAACTGAGGCAGCCAGAATAAGGGCGGCGAGTGTGCTTCGGGCCATAATGAACTCCTGCTGTTGTAAAGTAGACTGTAGAATAGGCTGATGATCACAAGGTAACAGCTTGAAGATAATTTTGCTTCGTTTTCATTTTTCTGCGGAGCAGAAATTCATTTTGATCTTAAAGGGAAGGGAATGAATATTTTATTGATATTGCATAGCCCATTACTGGCCTGTCTGCCTGCTGGTTGATATAAGCCGGGGTGGATTTCTTGGGGTATTTTGCATGCGTAACTTTTTAGAGATAGAAGCTCCTGTAATCGATCGATTTGGGGGGGAGGATGGCCTCGAAGCGAAGCTGACCAAACCCAAAGCTCCAGAGCGAGTTCAGTCTATTTCCAATAGCCAGTGGCTGTCTGCTGCTTCCAGAGCGGTATTCCAGGCTGGCTTTAGCTGGAAAGTGGTGGAAAAAAAATGGTCGGGTATTGAGAAGATATTTTATGGCTTTGACCTTTCCTTCTGTAGATATTTGTCAGAAGAAGCACTCGATGATCTGATGCGCCAGGAAGGGATGATCAAACATTGGACGAAAACACGCTCTATTCAAAGAAATGCGGACTTCTTTTGGTATTTATCTAATGAGTACGGCAATCTGGGAAACTATTTTTCCGGTTGGAATACATCCAACTATGTAGAAAACCTTAAGTATCTGCGCAAGGGAGGAGACAGGCTGGGAGGGAAAACGGCCCAGGTATTTCTGCGCCGTATGGGGGTGGATACGCTGATTTTTGCCAGCGATACTATCAGAGCGCTTGTCAGGGAGGGAGTGGTGGATAAGTCTCCCTCATCAAAAAAGGACTGGGCTGCATTACAAAATGCAATTGAAACTTGGCAGGCACAGTCTAATCGCAGTTTAAATGAAATCAGCCAAATACTGTCACTATCAGTGGGTTAAATTCTCTAGAAGATTGTCGTAGAGGGATCTATAAATCAAAGATTGTTCAGGTCATGACGAGTATAATTGCTTTCTTTCCTACATGTCTTACAACATTCGAATTCAGAAAATGCTCAGTTTCCTTCGATTGAGCATTAAGGTCTTTATTTCGGCTATGCCTTGGACTCTTCTTCTCTGACCCGAATCGGTATTGCCAAGGTCAATGGTGATAGCAGTATTAATGGGCAGGGGTTTAAATTGCATGTAGAGGATAACGATTGCCAGGTCAGCGACCCACAATGAGTTGACTTGCAAAATGGCCATTACCTATTTGGTTATGCGAAGTTTCAATGTATTTCTGATAATCTGAAATTTGATTGGATCAATAGCCCAAATTCACTACGTTCATTGGTTTCTAAAGCTTACTTTAATATTCTAGAAGGATCTATTTAGCTACCCAGTCACGGTTGGGGCGGACTCGATGAACCGATGTATTTAGGTGATGAAAAGTGGCCTGGAGTTACATCAAAAATCCAGTATTTGAAAATTATGTTGGTGGCCAACAGAACAAATGGCAAGCGATGGTTTACCACTCAAAGAGTGGCGACTAAGCTGTACATTATTCAAGCTATTGGTAGGGGTTCTATCTATTTAGGTGAAGCCGAATAAAAAGGGGGATTTTCCCCCTTTTTTATTCGGTATTGATTATTCGAATGGTCTGAAATCCTGTGTCTAGTTTTTTGTGCGCAAGCCCTACTCATTTACATCAAGTTGAGTTGGTTGAAAATTGATCGCGCCAGCAGATTTATTTTGAGTAAATTTGATTGATCTTAATGTATTAGCATTTTTGACTATCGGGTCTACAAGCATGTCGCCCCCGGTTCCCCTTTGGCGCTTG
This DNA window, taken from Microbulbifer sp. GL-2, encodes the following:
- a CDS encoding DNA-3-methyladenine glycosylase I, which gives rise to MRNFLEIEAPVIDRFGGEDGLEAKLTKPKAPERVQSISNSQWLSAASRAVFQAGFSWKVVEKKWSGIEKIFYGFDLSFCRYLSEEALDDLMRQEGMIKHWTKTRSIQRNADFFWYLSNEYGNLGNYFSGWNTSNYVENLKYLRKGGDRLGGKTAQVFLRRMGVDTLIFASDTIRALVREGVVDKSPSSKKDWAALQNAIETWQAQSNRSLNEISQILSLSVG